The Spirosoma foliorum genome has a window encoding:
- a CDS encoding DUF983 domain-containing protein: MEDVSKLQAALNGLCPRCRQGKIFKKPFYALKGFDEMYEHCPHCGLRYEVEPGYFIGSMYVSYAISGGVALVLGFLLFYLGHDPAGWIYAGVIIPVMIVIAPVNFRISRVIWLHYVAGIQYVKGL, encoded by the coding sequence ATGGAAGACGTATCGAAATTGCAGGCCGCGTTAAACGGGCTATGTCCCAGATGTAGGCAGGGTAAGATTTTCAAAAAGCCATTCTACGCGCTGAAGGGTTTCGATGAAATGTATGAACATTGCCCGCATTGTGGATTACGATACGAAGTCGAACCAGGTTATTTTATAGGGTCAATGTATGTTAGTTACGCCATTTCAGGTGGAGTAGCTTTAGTTCTGGGCTTCTTATTATTCTACCTGGGGCATGATCCGGCAGGATGGATATATGCGGGTGTTATCATACCAGTTATGATTGTCATCGCGCCCGTTAATTTTCGAATATCGCGTGTTATCTGGCTGCATTATGTAGCCGGTATCCAGTATGTAAAAGGGCTTTAA
- a CDS encoding RNA polymerase sigma factor encodes MLRLIPFFTTEAQLIAALKRGESRAHKVVYERFAGKMLAVCTRYCANRDDAEEVMIDGFMRVFEKIEQFREDGSFEGWIRRVMVTESLMFLRKNKQWRQEIPIEEVTVEPDYAWADTAVNENDLLRMVNQLPDGYRTVFNLYAIEGYSHAEIAEMLGISEGTSKSQLSRARMLLQANLKKLEQEPKVKQQVGQHGYYEKTARKAAH; translated from the coding sequence ATGCTCCGACTAATACCGTTTTTTACGACTGAAGCGCAGTTGATTGCTGCCTTGAAGCGGGGCGAAAGCCGCGCTCATAAGGTCGTATATGAGCGGTTTGCAGGTAAAATGCTTGCCGTTTGCACACGCTATTGTGCCAATCGCGATGATGCTGAGGAGGTGATGATCGATGGGTTTATGCGCGTATTTGAAAAGATTGAGCAGTTTCGGGAGGATGGGAGTTTTGAGGGGTGGATACGGCGTGTGATGGTGACGGAGTCACTTATGTTTTTGCGAAAGAACAAACAATGGCGTCAAGAGATACCAATTGAAGAGGTAACGGTTGAGCCAGACTATGCCTGGGCAGATACGGCAGTTAATGAAAACGATTTACTGCGCATGGTGAATCAATTACCTGACGGTTATCGTACCGTATTTAACCTCTATGCAATTGAAGGGTACTCGCATGCAGAAATTGCCGAAATGTTGGGTATTTCTGAAGGTACGTCGAAATCCCAATTGAGTCGGGCGAGAATGCTGTTACAGGCAAATTTGAAGAAATTAGAACAGGAGCCAAAAGTAAAACAACAGGTTGGCCAACATGGATATTATGAAAAAACAGCCAGAAAAGCAGCCCATTGA
- a CDS encoding outer membrane beta-barrel protein, which translates to MKRGLFFVVVLKALLMVLVVQAKPLSPTDSLVIRFANRTRLVIYGPDKASIQALSNYDLNKIVREMGMKLDSVSGGPTAISQDGGRFLKDTVLVVTQKKDGMTVIINGNTDSAKPYESQKDKNDQQDRQASERAKRRREGGNFDYGVSFGLNNFIQQSALPAYPEDGYDLQPLGSRYFALSVGAMPTIIRGKYASLKLYYGVELAWNNFMFEGNNIVEKTATGVAFPDAGRDLQKSKLTVCTIGVPVVPRVTFYNSDGRKVCHIGLGGYVNYRLDSYRKIKEADGSKNRLHSDYYLNNIRYGLVAHLGIRSFDFFVKYDLNPLFEVGKGPDLRTLTFGVGF; encoded by the coding sequence ATGAAAAGGGGATTGTTTTTTGTCGTTGTTTTAAAAGCATTATTAATGGTATTGGTAGTTCAGGCCAAGCCATTAAGTCCCACCGACTCATTGGTTATTCGGTTTGCTAATCGTACACGTCTGGTTATCTATGGACCTGACAAGGCGAGTATCCAGGCTTTGTCGAATTACGATTTGAATAAAATCGTGCGTGAAATGGGTATGAAACTCGACTCCGTGTCGGGTGGGCCAACGGCCATTTCGCAGGATGGTGGCCGCTTCCTGAAAGATACTGTGCTCGTTGTGACCCAAAAGAAAGACGGAATGACGGTTATTATTAATGGAAACACAGATTCCGCTAAACCATACGAGTCGCAGAAAGACAAGAATGATCAACAGGATAGGCAAGCGTCTGAACGAGCGAAACGTCGGAGAGAGGGAGGGAACTTTGATTATGGGGTAAGTTTTGGGCTTAACAACTTCATTCAACAAAGTGCATTACCTGCATATCCTGAAGATGGCTATGATCTTCAACCCTTAGGGTCACGTTATTTTGCGTTATCTGTAGGGGCAATGCCGACGATTATCCGGGGTAAATATGCGTCGTTAAAACTGTATTATGGTGTTGAGCTAGCCTGGAACAATTTTATGTTCGAAGGCAACAACATAGTCGAAAAAACGGCAACAGGAGTGGCCTTCCCCGATGCTGGTCGGGATTTACAAAAAAGTAAATTGACGGTTTGTACTATCGGAGTGCCCGTTGTCCCTCGCGTAACGTTCTACAATAGCGACGGTCGCAAAGTATGCCATATTGGTTTGGGAGGCTATGTGAATTATCGACTCGATAGTTATCGGAAAATCAAAGAAGCGGATGGGAGCAAAAACCGTCTGCATTCAGATTATTACTTGAACAACATCCGATACGGTTTAGTGGCGCATCTGGGTATTCGAAGCTTTGATTTTTTTGTGAAGTATGACCTAAACCCTTTATTCGAAGTAGGTAAAGGACCAGATCTCCGAACGCTTACGTTTGGGGTTGGGTTCTAA
- a CDS encoding NAD(P)H-binding protein: MQDKTISIIGLGWLGLPLAKQLTVEGFQVKGSVTSVEKVDLLKQEAIDTYLLQMNPEPIGDLANLLQADTLVVNIPPKAGKLGDDFHPIQIEHLTQAIRQSPVKHIIYVSSTSVYPELNRTVVEDDVVELHQSAAPGFIKAEQLMQNLAPEKSVTIVRSGGLVGYNRIPGKYVAGRTVESGLVPVNYLHRDDAVALLIALIRQPIGGTFNAISPIHPTREAIYRKSCTDFGYELPTFVTSAEPVPYKVVSPEKLIAATNYQFKYPDPLTFFYEL; this comes from the coding sequence ATGCAGGATAAAACGATATCGATTATTGGGCTAGGCTGGTTAGGCTTACCCTTGGCAAAGCAATTAACGGTTGAGGGGTTTCAGGTAAAAGGCAGTGTTACCTCAGTTGAAAAAGTAGATTTATTGAAGCAGGAAGCTATTGACACTTATCTGCTTCAAATGAATCCCGAGCCTATTGGCGATCTGGCTAACTTGCTTCAGGCAGATACGCTTGTTGTCAATATTCCACCTAAAGCCGGAAAATTGGGGGATGATTTTCATCCGATTCAAATTGAGCACTTAACTCAGGCAATCCGGCAATCGCCCGTAAAGCACATAATCTATGTTAGCTCGACATCGGTCTATCCAGAACTTAACCGAACAGTGGTTGAAGATGATGTTGTCGAACTACATCAATCGGCAGCTCCTGGGTTCATCAAAGCTGAGCAATTGATGCAGAATCTTGCTCCAGAGAAATCCGTTACAATAGTTCGTAGCGGAGGCCTGGTGGGCTACAACCGTATTCCGGGAAAGTATGTGGCCGGACGAACAGTAGAGAGCGGCTTAGTACCCGTAAATTACCTCCACCGCGACGATGCCGTGGCGCTTTTGATAGCACTAATTCGACAGCCTATTGGCGGTACGTTCAATGCCATTTCGCCAATACACCCCACGCGGGAAGCGATCTACCGAAAAAGCTGTACCGATTTTGGGTATGAATTACCTACGTTCGTTACGTCTGCCGAGCCAGTTCCATATAAAGTTGTGAGTCCCGAAAAATTAATAGCAGCAACGAACTACCAGTTTAAATACCCTGACCCACTTACGTTTTTCTATGAACTATGA
- a CDS encoding glycosyltransferase family protein: MRVLFLVQGEGRGHLTQALSLAQILQMAGHDVIGAIVGVTADRDVPKFFSEKFSAPITPIFSPGLVYNAGTNALEPVKTTLQAIRYAKPFWRSLVQVRDIIETERPDVVVNFFEMLGGMTYALLRPSVPMVCIAHQYMAFHPNFQRPKGQWLYRQAFKINTLLTCFGAKELLALSFDKQADEPRQRLRIVPPLLRQEVTELKPTVGDFLLAYVTQPGLKVELLKAHEQHPEIRMDGFHSGTTLPDQPVDDTLTFHAIDGKRFVEFMARCKAIVTTAGFESVCEAAYLGKPALMIPQANHYEQACNAIDGQRAGVGVASDRFDLDKLINYLPQHDKQLSERFRAWHAQGYFLFLAALNRAVTPTSKPSSGGFFLTRMRHLLRS, from the coding sequence ATGCGCGTATTATTCTTAGTACAAGGTGAGGGTCGAGGCCATTTGACACAAGCATTATCACTGGCTCAGATTTTACAAATGGCTGGGCATGACGTTATTGGGGCAATTGTTGGCGTAACTGCCGATCGGGATGTACCCAAATTTTTTAGTGAGAAATTTTCAGCGCCTATTACGCCTATTTTTAGTCCGGGGTTAGTTTACAACGCAGGTACCAATGCACTGGAGCCCGTTAAAACTACTTTACAGGCTATTCGTTACGCAAAACCCTTCTGGCGCAGCTTGGTACAGGTGCGCGACATAATTGAAACGGAACGGCCGGATGTAGTTGTTAATTTTTTTGAGATGCTTGGCGGCATGACTTACGCCCTATTACGTCCCTCTGTTCCAATGGTGTGTATTGCTCATCAGTACATGGCTTTCCACCCGAATTTTCAGCGCCCCAAAGGGCAGTGGTTATATCGTCAGGCCTTTAAAATAAACACCCTACTAACTTGTTTTGGAGCCAAGGAGTTGTTGGCTTTATCCTTCGACAAACAAGCTGATGAACCCCGTCAACGGCTACGTATTGTACCGCCTTTGCTACGACAGGAGGTTACCGAATTGAAGCCCACCGTTGGCGATTTTCTGTTGGCTTATGTTACACAGCCTGGCTTGAAAGTTGAACTTCTTAAAGCCCACGAGCAACATCCAGAAATTCGTATGGATGGCTTTCATTCAGGGACAACACTGCCTGATCAACCTGTTGACGATACGCTAACCTTTCATGCCATCGACGGTAAGCGTTTTGTTGAGTTTATGGCTCGTTGCAAAGCCATCGTTACCACAGCGGGGTTTGAATCGGTTTGCGAAGCTGCTTATTTGGGCAAACCGGCACTGATGATTCCACAGGCAAACCATTATGAACAAGCTTGCAATGCTATCGATGGGCAACGGGCAGGGGTTGGCGTTGCGTCAGATCGCTTCGATTTAGATAAACTGATCAATTACCTACCTCAGCACGATAAACAGCTCAGCGAGCGTTTTCGGGCGTGGCATGCTCAGGGATACTTCCTGTTTCTGGCAGCTTTAAACCGAGCAGTTACTCCAACTAGTAAACCCTCATCAGGCGGATTCTTCCTGACACGTATGCGTCATTTGCTCCGCTCATAG
- a CDS encoding UDP-2,3-diacylglucosamine diphosphatase, with protein sequence MQVSTQFRTIVLSDIHLGTAGSKAKEATEFLRNYSCQKLILNGDIIDGWQLKQYGTWKKKHTAFFKTVLRQIVHYNTKVVYLRGNHDDFLDQIMPLKVGKNFSIRKDYTLTSGDKKFYVTHGDVFDSITSQMKWLAYLGDMGYTFLLWVNKFYNHYRTWRGLPYYSLSQQIKSRIKKAVSYISDYEQKLTELARARYCDGVICGHIHQPAIREIDGIIYMNSGDWVESLSALVEDHDGNWSLLYYTMTSAEDDEINSPVPAMQSPGSLINRSIPVPTI encoded by the coding sequence ATGCAAGTAAGCACTCAATTCCGCACAATTGTGCTCTCCGATATTCACCTCGGCACTGCTGGGTCGAAAGCAAAGGAGGCTACCGAGTTTTTGCGAAATTACTCCTGTCAAAAGCTTATTCTCAATGGCGATATCATTGATGGATGGCAATTGAAACAGTACGGTACCTGGAAGAAAAAACACACTGCTTTTTTTAAAACGGTTTTACGACAAATCGTTCACTATAACACGAAAGTTGTTTACCTCAGGGGTAATCACGATGACTTTCTGGATCAGATCATGCCGCTCAAAGTGGGCAAGAATTTTTCGATTCGGAAAGATTACACCCTTACTTCCGGCGATAAAAAATTTTATGTCACGCACGGCGACGTCTTCGATTCGATCACATCCCAAATGAAATGGCTGGCCTATCTGGGCGATATGGGGTATACCTTTCTGCTTTGGGTCAACAAGTTTTATAATCACTACCGTACCTGGCGGGGATTACCTTACTATTCGCTCTCCCAGCAGATTAAATCGCGTATCAAAAAAGCGGTAAGCTACATCTCCGATTATGAACAGAAGCTTACCGAACTAGCTCGCGCCCGTTATTGCGATGGCGTTATCTGCGGTCATATTCATCAACCCGCCATTCGCGAGATCGATGGAATCATTTACATGAATTCCGGCGACTGGGTTGAATCATTGAGTGCACTTGTTGAAGATCACGATGGCAACTGGAGTCTGCTTTATTATACCATGACTTCAGCTGAGGACGATGAGATCAACTCGCCGGTTCCAGCAATGCAATCCCCAGGTTCTCTTATAAACCGCTCCATTCCTGTACCAACAATTTAA
- a CDS encoding acetyltransferase, whose amino-acid sequence MENPVLIFGAGSLGLTALDLFQRNNVVVYGLLDDNKELHGKEFGDISVLGETDDDGFLKLIGQKCEAFVAISDTRVRKRLVKMLNERRKVQPVNAIHDTATVSIMATIGHGNLIAARVVVNPYAEIGQHCIIQSGAIIESQAKLGDYVQIGTGCIVNSGVTIEEGVFIGTGATLIAGVTIGKGARVGAGSVVVENVEAGATVFGNPAKKL is encoded by the coding sequence ATGGAAAATCCGGTGCTTATTTTCGGAGCAGGAAGTCTGGGTCTGACCGCTTTAGACCTGTTTCAGCGCAATAATGTGGTAGTGTATGGACTACTTGATGATAATAAAGAATTGCATGGAAAGGAATTCGGAGATATATCGGTATTGGGTGAAACGGACGACGATGGCTTCTTAAAGCTAATTGGTCAAAAGTGCGAAGCCTTTGTTGCGATTAGCGATACTCGTGTACGGAAACGGCTCGTAAAGATGCTGAACGAACGGCGGAAGGTGCAACCTGTAAATGCTATTCATGATACGGCCACCGTTTCGATCATGGCCACTATTGGTCACGGTAATTTGATTGCAGCTCGTGTAGTAGTCAATCCTTACGCTGAAATAGGGCAGCACTGCATTATCCAGTCTGGTGCTATTATTGAAAGCCAGGCCAAACTTGGCGATTACGTTCAGATAGGAACAGGATGTATTGTAAACAGTGGGGTAACGATTGAAGAGGGTGTTTTTATCGGAACCGGTGCCACGTTAATTGCCGGAGTCACTATTGGAAAAGGGGCTCGCGTAGGAGCAGGCTCAGTTGTAGTCGAGAATGTTGAGGCTGGCGCGACTGTGTTTGGCAATCCGGCTAAGAAACTTTAA
- the fcl gene encoding GDP-L-fucose synthase — MEKQARIYVAGHRGMVGSAIIRKLQEEGYTTIITRTSSELDLRNQEAVADFFEQERPEYVFLAAAKVGGIMANNTYRAEFLYDNLMIESNIIHQAYKTGVKKLLFLGSSCIYPKLAPQPLKEEYLLSGFLESTNEPYAIAKITGIKLCEAYRSQYGCDFISAMPTNLYGPNDNYDLNGSHVLPALIRKFHEAKINNQPTVEVWGTGSPMREFLHADDLADACFFLMEHYNGELFVNIGTGEDVTIKQVAELIKEIVGFEGELRWNTDKPDGTPRKLMDVSRLHDMGWKHTTELKEGLERTYQDFLANEVLYVE; from the coding sequence GTGGAAAAACAGGCTCGTATTTATGTTGCCGGACATCGAGGTATGGTCGGGTCGGCTATTATTCGTAAACTTCAAGAAGAAGGCTACACAACTATTATTACACGGACATCATCTGAACTAGATTTACGCAATCAGGAGGCAGTTGCTGACTTTTTCGAACAGGAACGTCCTGAATATGTGTTTCTGGCTGCTGCTAAAGTTGGTGGCATTATGGCTAATAACACCTATCGTGCCGAATTTCTGTACGATAACCTGATGATTGAATCAAATATCATTCATCAGGCTTATAAAACAGGTGTTAAGAAATTGTTGTTCCTGGGTTCGTCTTGTATTTACCCAAAATTAGCACCGCAACCGCTTAAAGAAGAATACCTGCTTAGTGGTTTTCTCGAGTCGACGAACGAGCCCTACGCCATCGCTAAAATTACAGGAATAAAACTTTGTGAAGCCTACCGAAGTCAATATGGCTGCGATTTCATTTCAGCGATGCCTACTAACCTGTATGGCCCCAATGACAACTACGACTTGAACGGTTCGCACGTATTACCCGCTTTGATTCGTAAGTTTCACGAAGCGAAAATCAATAACCAGCCAACGGTTGAAGTTTGGGGTACGGGTTCGCCCATGCGTGAATTCCTTCATGCCGACGACTTAGCTGATGCCTGCTTCTTTTTGATGGAGCATTATAACGGTGAGCTGTTTGTCAATATTGGCACGGGTGAAGATGTGACAATCAAACAGGTTGCCGAACTCATCAAAGAAATTGTGGGCTTCGAAGGCGAGCTACGCTGGAACACGGATAAACCCGACGGTACGCCACGCAAACTGATGGACGTGTCCCGGCTTCACGACATGGGCTGGAAACACACGACTGAGCTCAAAGAGGGACTCGAACGTACCTATCAGGACTTCTTAGCAAACGAGGTATTGTACGTAGAATAA
- a CDS encoding toxin-antitoxin system YwqK family antitoxin, with amino-acid sequence MFAFDLKLPTLLFGVVSLTVYSVQAQTVNTAPSSLTTASKPVLAPSGAAPSPFAPFSSVPSSLTTLGLPTMSSLKEQKDAYVAGIMPDLGLKVKQLKKLKADRKSKNKLSKTEYEGLSMVKAYTKFGSGDRTIVEEFHILRDNDAAKPLAYVREIFRYYQKSARVTSSIVKDEGAGLLLHGPYKRYQNGDLVEEGYYYAGMKDGRWEKYDGNFMLVDKTRWHWGMPAESQLVYYDSTHHRIKEIIPKEYGKVKGTYMAFHENGLLAEEGKYENGVKVGRWTEYYPINPSGRRMRRKLIQYASDQWDTEFEPYTITEWDEKGKVTFEQSKKKVVEDNETEN; translated from the coding sequence ATGTTTGCATTTGACTTAAAGTTACCGACTTTATTATTCGGCGTTGTTAGTCTTACGGTATATAGTGTTCAGGCACAAACTGTAAATACCGCGCCCTCTTCGCTGACAACGGCGTCGAAACCCGTGTTGGCACCTTCTGGGGCTGCCCCGTCTCCATTTGCCCCTTTCTCATCGGTGCCTTCATCGCTCACGACCCTTGGTTTACCAACCATGTCGTCGTTAAAAGAGCAGAAAGACGCTTATGTAGCTGGGATTATGCCCGATCTAGGGCTAAAGGTTAAACAATTAAAGAAACTAAAGGCCGACCGGAAATCCAAAAATAAACTGTCAAAAACGGAGTATGAAGGCCTATCGATGGTTAAGGCCTATACGAAATTTGGTAGTGGCGACCGGACTATTGTTGAGGAGTTTCATATTCTGCGCGATAATGATGCGGCTAAACCATTAGCTTATGTCCGGGAGATATTTCGGTATTACCAGAAATCAGCTCGTGTGACAAGCTCGATTGTTAAAGACGAGGGAGCCGGGTTACTATTGCATGGACCCTATAAGCGTTATCAGAACGGCGATTTAGTGGAGGAGGGCTATTATTATGCGGGCATGAAAGATGGGCGCTGGGAGAAATACGACGGTAATTTTATGCTGGTCGATAAAACCCGGTGGCACTGGGGAATGCCCGCCGAATCTCAGTTAGTATACTATGACTCGACTCACCATAGGATCAAGGAGATTATCCCCAAAGAGTATGGGAAAGTAAAGGGAACCTACATGGCGTTTCACGAAAATGGCCTGTTAGCGGAAGAGGGAAAGTATGAGAACGGTGTGAAAGTTGGCCGTTGGACAGAATATTATCCTATCAATCCAAGTGGTCGGCGAATGCGTCGGAAGCTCATTCAATATGCCAGTGATCAGTGGGATACCGAATTCGAACCGTATACCATTACAGAATGGGACGAAAAAGGGAAAGTCACGTTTGAGCAATCGAAGAAAAAGGTTGTAGAAGACAACGAAACGGAAAACTAG
- a CDS encoding tetratricopeptide repeat protein produces MSVRFSLIQCTLVVLPFFAAAQTKQFITSVRSGDAVQHAKSVHENLEESIQSTEAANSGGSVDTGEAVNTLPLFGERPKTTAQIDEEIHFLNDCDRNFATRTEASTFFAARGWDYIGDGQLDTAAHRFNLSWLLNDRNADAYWGLGVVCYQKNRLPEAIRMMKKGIAVDDSNTVLMTDLATVQIKQYQEKPDENMLTEAEGHLQRAVSLNPNALSYQKISMIYYLKASYQQAWEYFHQARNLDFASLDLGYLNELLAKAPDPKGVFK; encoded by the coding sequence ATGAGCGTTCGGTTTAGTCTGATACAGTGTACTTTAGTTGTGTTACCGTTTTTTGCGGCTGCCCAAACTAAGCAGTTCATTACATCGGTACGATCGGGCGATGCAGTACAACACGCCAAATCGGTACACGAAAACCTGGAAGAGTCGATTCAGTCAACGGAAGCGGCTAATTCAGGCGGATCAGTTGATACAGGAGAGGCTGTCAATACATTACCTCTTTTTGGCGAACGCCCTAAAACAACCGCTCAGATTGATGAAGAAATTCATTTCCTGAACGACTGCGACCGTAATTTTGCCACACGGACCGAAGCCAGCACTTTCTTTGCCGCCCGCGGGTGGGACTATATTGGTGATGGTCAATTAGACACAGCAGCCCATCGCTTCAACCTCTCCTGGTTACTCAATGACCGAAATGCCGATGCCTATTGGGGATTGGGTGTGGTCTGTTACCAGAAAAATCGACTACCCGAAGCGATTCGGATGATGAAAAAAGGCATCGCCGTGGACGATAGCAACACGGTTCTGATGACCGATCTGGCAACGGTACAGATTAAACAATACCAGGAAAAACCGGATGAGAATATGCTGACCGAAGCCGAAGGGCATCTTCAGCGGGCCGTTTCGCTGAATCCTAATGCCCTATCTTATCAGAAGATTTCGATGATTTATTATTTGAAAGCAAGCTATCAGCAAGCGTGGGAGTATTTCCACCAGGCTCGAAATCTTGACTTTGCTTCGCTTGATTTAGGCTATCTCAATGAATTACTAGCCAAAGCCCCAGACCCAAAAGGGGTGTTTAAATAA
- a CDS encoding DEAD/DEAH box helicase — protein MEITSFEQFELNRQLLNAVAELGYTEPTPIQQQTIPLSLGNHDVLGIAQTGTGKTAAYLLPLLMKIKYPQGEAPRALILAPTRELVMQINEAVSELGKYTGLRHLALYGGLGPKTQIETLQKGVDLLVATPGRFMDLYRLGEIVTKNIRTLVLDEADKMMDMGFMPQIRSILEIIPTKRQNLLFSATFGGRVERLSAEFLESPVKVEVTPQASTAEMVSQVIYEVPNFRTKINLLDYLISKDAFQRVIIFARTKTTAENIYKFLARKVVETDKIRVIHANKGQNTRINAMDAFKEGNVQVLVATDVAARGIDVAEVSHVINFDLPLIYEDYVHRIGRTGRANHAGAAITFLTMAEEYHVQKIERIIRMTIPREPLPANVEVAETPFDEQQAMLREVDEQRRKENPEFQGAFHEKKAKNLPPGKARSIAKAKETGAKKPVSSTTWSRSGGVSHKAGGAKRSGPRGGRR, from the coding sequence ATGGAAATTACCTCTTTTGAGCAATTCGAGTTGAACCGCCAGCTCCTTAATGCTGTAGCAGAACTCGGCTATACCGAACCAACGCCTATTCAGCAACAAACGATTCCGTTGAGTTTAGGCAATCATGACGTACTGGGCATTGCTCAAACGGGTACGGGAAAAACAGCGGCTTATTTATTGCCGTTGCTCATGAAAATAAAGTATCCGCAAGGAGAGGCTCCTCGTGCTCTAATCCTTGCGCCAACACGCGAATTAGTCATGCAGATTAATGAAGCGGTGAGCGAATTAGGAAAATATACTGGCTTGCGTCATTTAGCACTTTATGGCGGTTTAGGCCCCAAAACACAGATTGAGACGCTCCAAAAAGGCGTTGACCTGTTAGTGGCTACCCCCGGCCGCTTTATGGACTTATACAGACTAGGCGAGATTGTAACAAAAAATATTCGGACGCTGGTACTGGACGAAGCCGATAAAATGATGGATATGGGCTTTATGCCTCAAATCCGTTCAATTCTGGAGATTATACCTACCAAGCGGCAAAATTTACTCTTCTCAGCAACATTTGGCGGACGAGTCGAACGACTGTCTGCTGAGTTTCTGGAATCACCCGTCAAAGTAGAAGTGACCCCCCAGGCTTCGACTGCCGAGATGGTTAGTCAAGTGATTTATGAGGTGCCCAATTTTCGCACCAAAATCAATTTACTCGATTACCTGATCAGTAAAGATGCCTTTCAGCGAGTTATCATTTTTGCCCGAACGAAAACCACCGCCGAGAACATTTATAAATTTCTGGCACGTAAAGTGGTAGAGACCGATAAGATCAGGGTGATTCATGCCAACAAAGGTCAGAATACGCGTATCAACGCCATGGATGCCTTTAAAGAAGGCAATGTTCAGGTATTGGTAGCTACAGACGTGGCTGCCAGGGGTATTGATGTCGCCGAGGTGAGTCATGTTATTAATTTCGACTTACCACTGATCTATGAAGATTATGTACACCGGATTGGCCGTACGGGCCGTGCCAATCATGCAGGTGCAGCGATTACGTTTCTGACCATGGCTGAAGAATACCATGTGCAGAAAATTGAACGGATTATCCGCATGACTATTCCCCGGGAGCCGTTACCTGCGAATGTTGAGGTTGCAGAAACCCCTTTCGATGAACAACAGGCGATGCTCCGTGAAGTTGATGAGCAGCGCCGAAAAGAAAATCCAGAGTTTCAGGGTGCATTTCACGAGAAAAAAGCAAAAAATCTGCCCCCTGGCAAAGCCAGATCAATCGCTAAAGCCAAAGAAACGGGTGCTAAAAAGCCTGTTTCAAGCACCACATGGTCACGTTCCGGTGGAGTTAGCCATAAAGCTGGTGGAGCAAAGCGATCTGGGCCACGAGGAGGACGGCGCTAA
- a CDS encoding fructosamine kinase family protein produces MDFWGDEQFSFFENILFSVLGQSVDVIEAQFLSGGDINTAAQVFSSAGVFFIKWNHVDNSAVGSPSMFESEAWGLDLLRPTGAFQIPQVIGHGHYQGKCYLILEYIDFGKPAKTYWETLGQKLTILHSHTQPQFGLHFDNYIGSLHQNNKLTDNGFDFFFDHRLLPQAGLAFYKGLLSKQAYDALFRLRERLPDLIPDERPALLHGDLWSGNVLINEEGSPALIDPAVYYGFREAELAFTKLFAGFDERFYDAYDEAFPLQSGFNERVSIYNLYPLLVHLNLFGSGYVSAVERILKQF; encoded by the coding sequence ATGGATTTCTGGGGCGACGAGCAATTTTCCTTCTTTGAAAACATTCTGTTTTCAGTATTAGGTCAATCCGTTGATGTCATTGAAGCCCAGTTTCTATCGGGGGGAGATATCAATACGGCGGCTCAGGTATTTTCGTCGGCAGGGGTATTTTTCATTAAATGGAATCATGTCGACAATTCTGCAGTGGGAAGCCCCAGCATGTTTGAATCCGAAGCCTGGGGGCTCGATCTACTCCGCCCGACTGGCGCTTTTCAAATTCCGCAAGTGATTGGGCATGGCCATTATCAGGGAAAATGTTATTTAATTCTGGAATACATTGATTTCGGAAAACCGGCCAAAACGTATTGGGAAACACTTGGTCAGAAGCTAACCATCTTACATTCTCATACACAGCCCCAGTTTGGTTTACATTTTGACAACTATATTGGATCACTGCATCAGAACAACAAGCTTACGGATAATGGCTTCGATTTCTTTTTCGACCACCGACTGTTGCCTCAGGCAGGCTTAGCGTTCTATAAAGGTTTATTGTCTAAGCAAGCCTACGATGCCTTGTTTCGTTTACGAGAGCGCTTACCCGATCTTATTCCTGACGAACGGCCAGCACTGCTTCACGGTGATTTATGGTCTGGCAATGTATTGATAAACGAAGAAGGGTCTCCTGCTCTCATTGATCCTGCTGTTTATTACGGATTCAGAGAAGCAGAACTCGCTTTTACCAAATTATTCGCTGGATTTGATGAGCGCTTTTACGATGCTTACGATGAAGCATTCCCCCTACAAAGCGGTTTCAACGAACGCGTATCCATCTACAATCTCTACCCACTACTCGTTCATTTGAATCTCTTTGGCTCTGGTTATGTTAGTGCCGTGGAACGAATACTGAAACAGTTCTAA